Proteins from one Chaetodon auriga isolate fChaAug3 chromosome 19, fChaAug3.hap1, whole genome shotgun sequence genomic window:
- the lhfpl2a gene encoding LHFPL tetraspan subfamily member 2a protein, whose translation MCHVIVTCRSMLWTLLSIVAAFGELIAFMSTDWLVGFPRTPDAVYGPHGATTAGEAYRPTLGIYGRCIKLPHLQRGILCGPYAIHFGEIASGFWQATSIFLAAGILLLCAVAFISVFTMCFQSIMKKSIFNVCGLLQGIAGLFLILGLMLYPAGWGSDKVQLYCGPDAAPYRAGLCSMGWAFYTAMGGTVLTFICAVFSAQAEIATSSDKVQEEIEEGKSLICLL comes from the exons ATGTGCCATGTCATTGTCACCTGCCGCTCCATGCTGTGGACTCTGCTGAGTATCGTGGCCGCGTTCGGCGAGCTCATCGCCTTCATGAGCACTGACTGGCTGGTGGGATTCCCCCGCACCCCCGACGCCGTCTACGGCCCCCATGGGGCCACCACAGCCGGAGAGGCCTACAGGCCCACTTTAGGCATCTACGGCCGCTGTATAAAACTGCCCCACCTGCAGCGTGGAATACTGTGCGGACCGTATGCCATACACTTTGGGGAGATAGCCAGCGGGTTCTGGCAGGCTACTTCTATCTTCCTGGCAGCGGGGATCCTGCTGCTGTGCGCCGTGGCGTTCATCTCGGTCTTCACCATGTGCTTCCAAAGCATCATGAAGAAGAGCATCTTTAACGTGTGTGGACTGCTGCAAGGGATCGCAG GTCTGTTTCTGATCCTGGGTCTGATGTTGTACCCTGCTGGCTGGGGTTCAGACAAGGTCCAGCTGTACTGTGGCCCCGACGCGGCTCCGTATCGGGCCGGGCTCTGCTCCATGGGCTGGGCCTTCTACACGGCCATGGGCGGCACTGTGCTCACCTTCATCTGCGCTGTCTTCTCCGCACAGGCCGAGATCGCCACCTCCAGCGACAAGGTCCAGGAGGAGATCGAGGAGGGGAAAAGCCTCATCTGCCTCCTCTGA